The following coding sequences are from one Coffea arabica cultivar ET-39 chromosome 11e, Coffea Arabica ET-39 HiFi, whole genome shotgun sequence window:
- the LOC140021721 gene encoding two-component response regulator ARR6-like, with product MSFANSTESNSTTLFTSASLILFFLTFLVAYLIWALSNMARNGVFSRRRRPERMEEAGDLSVTSLGSHEVHVLAVDDSLVDRKVIEKLLKTTSCKVTAVDSGRRALQFLGLDEEKSSVGFDGLKVDLIITDYCMPGMTGYELLKKIKGSSTFREIPVVIMSSENVLARIDRCLEEGAEDFIVKPVKLADVKRLKDYMFGEDGILKQKGGFGKRKLQETCVDDPLSSSPSPSPSPSPLSDLSSTPSPTQTSTSSPSSPISSLLLPSADSSPTCSPVRLDSPTRRLKMSNTDC from the exons ATGAGCTTCGCCAACTCCACCGAATCAAATTCAACAACACTCTTTACTTCTGCCTCTCTCATTCTCTTTTTTCTGACCTTTTTGGTGGCTTATCTCATCTGGGCTCTGAGCAATATGGCtagaaatggagttttctctaGGCGAAGAAGGCCTGAAAGGATGGAGGAAGCTGGTGATTTGTCGGTTACTTCGTTAGGATCACATGAAGTTCATGTTCTTGCTGTTGATGATAGCCTTGTTGATAGAAAAGTTATTGAAAAGTTGCTCAAGACTACATCTTGCAAAG TTACAGCTGTGGATAGTGGGAGGAGAGCTCTGCAATTTCTGGGATTGGATGAGGAGAAGAGTTCCGTTGGATTTGAT gggttGAAGGTGGATCTGATAATCACAGACTATTGTATGCCTGGGATGACTGGCTATGAGCTGCTCAAAAAAATCAAG GGTTCTTCTACTTTCAGAGAAATTCCTGTTGTGATCATGTCATCCGAAAATGTTTTGGCGCGAATTGACAG ATGTTTGGAAGAAGGCGCTGAAGATTTCATAGTAAAGCCAGTTAAATTAGCCGATGTCAAGCGTTTGAAGGATTACATGTTTGGAGAGGATGGAATTCTTAAACAAAAAGGAGGGTTTGGCAAGAGAAAATTGCAAGAGACTTGTGTTGATGATCCATTATCATCCTCACCATCCCCATCCCCATCCCCATCCCCGCTATCTGATCTCTCATCAACTCCCTCACCAACACAAACGTCCACTTCCTCACCATCATCGCCCATATCATCCTTGCTGTTGCCTTCAGCAGATTCATCGCCGACTTGCTCGCCTGTAAGGCTTGATTCCCCAACAAGGAGGCTTAAAATGAGCAACACCGACTGCTAA
- the LOC140020981 gene encoding uncharacterized protein isoform X2, whose amino-acid sequence MGESVSSSASLQVSVSFGRFESDSLSWEKWSSFSPNKYLEEVEKCSTPGSVAQKKAYFEAHYKKIAARKSEQLELEKLMESVPPSSREPSSKDPVKHTAVANGESGLSGGGTSAADVEPDVAGTDRSNSTTVEVEKEHVSVGVDCQGLVVEEAMEELNGTTENPETIDVETGNEELIGNQAKPEVTGGEAVLAEADISQNGSLEVVEEPFSKVDHKVKKAPLNKSKGPRLYSGNVSQKMTSSRKEQTSAGSKKKVVSPATRTSPVTKLPQLSTPKLSKSTMIPASISTTKKVSGSSLPRAKNTPGEKRRTMPASLHMSLSLDPRSSGPSLTTTRKSLIMESMGDKDIVRRAFKTFQNSYNELKSPNDGLPSWSKQVSYKGPVKEISTMTPQKENEGLRKSAEKTIQRGRPGITSNLVSSWSTRGSGVDKNGVTTVSSSTSVRHDARAEKWKEKPGEKSFVREAERPHSSSKTKEEARVKNTGQGLRSKASLAPVSYRGQGSARTPSVKEESKIVHRPTSKR is encoded by the exons ATGGGTGAATCTGTGTCCTCTTCTGCGTCTCTTCAAGTATCAGTATCCTTTGGTAGGTTTGAGAGTGATTCACTTTCTTGGGAAAAGTGGTCTTCTTTTTCACCAAATAAGTATTTGGAAGAAGTTGAGAAGTGTTCTACTCCTGGGTCAGTTGCTCAAAAGAAGGCATATTTTGAAGCTCATTACAAGAAAATTGCTGCTCGAAAGTCTGAGCAATTAGAGCTGGAAAAGTTAATGGAATCCGTCCCTCCAAGTTCACGTGAACCAAGCAGCAAGGATCCTGTCAAACACACAGCTGTAGCTAATGGTGAATCTGGTTTATCTGGTGGCGGGACCTCAGCTGCAGATGTTGAGCCAGATGTTGCTGGGACGGATAGATCAAATAGCACAACTGTTGAGGTGGAAAAGGAGCATGTTTCTGTAGGTGTAGATTGTCAAGGCTTAGTAGTTGAGGAAGCTATGGAAGAGTTGAATGGAACTACTGAGAACCCTGAAACAATTGATGTAGAAACAGGCAATGAAGAACTGATAGGTAATCAAGCTAAACCTGAAGTCACTGGAGGAGAAGCAGTATTGGCTGAAGCAGATATTTCTCAGAACGGCTCACTGGAAGTCGTGGAAGAACCTTTTTCGAAGGTGGATCATAAGGTCAAGAAAGCCCCACTAAACAAAAGCAAGGGCCCAAGGTTATATTCAGGAAATGTCTCTCAGAAG ATGACTTCAAGTCGAAAGGAGCAGACCTCGGCTGGGTCAAAAAAGAAAGTAGTGTCACCTGCAACCAGAACTTCACCAGTTACCAAGTTGCCACAACTTTCTACTCCGAAATTGTCAAAATCGACAATGATACCTGCGTCTATATCCACAACAAAGAAAGTCAGTGGGTCATCATTGCCAAGGGCCAAGAATACTCCTGGAGAAAAAAGGAGAACAATGCCGGCATCTCTTCATATGTCTCTCAGTTTGGATCCAAGAAGTTCTGGGCCTTCTCTTACTACAACCAGAAAATCCTTGATTATGGAGAGCATGGGGGATAAGGACATTGTTCGGCGGGCATTTAAGACATTTCAAAATAGTTACAATGAATTAAAATCTCCAAATGATGGGTTACCTAGTTGGTCCAAGCAG GTGTCATATAAGGGTCCTGTGAAGGAAATTTCTACTATGACTCCTCAAAAGGAGAATGAAGG ACTGAGGAAGTCTGCAGAGAAGACTATTCAAAGAGGTCGGCCAGGGATCACCTCAAATCTTGTGTCATCCTG GTCTACTAGAGGTTCAGGAGTAGACAAAAATGGTGTGACAACCGTCTCATCTTCAACCAGTGTGAGACATGATGCCAGAGCTGAAAAATGGAAAGAG AAACCTGGGGAAAAGTCATTTGTCAGAGAGGCTGAAAGACCACATTCTAGCTCTAAAACAAAG GAGGAGGCCCGAGTGAAAAATACTGGACAAGGACTGAGATCCAAGGCCAGTCTTGCGCCAGTTTCTTACAGGGGGCAAGGAAGTGCCAGGACTCCCTCAGTAAAG GAGGAGAGTAAGATTGTTCATCGACCTACATCGAAGAGGTGA
- the LOC140020981 gene encoding uncharacterized protein isoform X1: protein MGESVIERPTFEKKMGESVSSSASLQVSVSFGRFESDSLSWEKWSSFSPNKYLEEVEKCSTPGSVAQKKAYFEAHYKKIAARKSEQLELEKLMESVPPSSREPSSKDPVKHTAVANGESGLSGGGTSAADVEPDVAGTDRSNSTTVEVEKEHVSVGVDCQGLVVEEAMEELNGTTENPETIDVETGNEELIGNQAKPEVTGGEAVLAEADISQNGSLEVVEEPFSKVDHKVKKAPLNKSKGPRLYSGNVSQKMTSSRKEQTSAGSKKKVVSPATRTSPVTKLPQLSTPKLSKSTMIPASISTTKKVSGSSLPRAKNTPGEKRRTMPASLHMSLSLDPRSSGPSLTTTRKSLIMESMGDKDIVRRAFKTFQNSYNELKSPNDGLPSWSKQVSYKGPVKEISTMTPQKENEGLRKSAEKTIQRGRPGITSNLVSSWSTRGSGVDKNGVTTVSSSTSVRHDARAEKWKEKPGEKSFVREAERPHSSSKTKEEARVKNTGQGLRSKASLAPVSYRGQGSARTPSVKEESKIVHRPTSKR, encoded by the exons ATGGGTGAGTCAGTTATTGAAAGACCAACTTTTGAGAAAAAG ATGGGTGAATCTGTGTCCTCTTCTGCGTCTCTTCAAGTATCAGTATCCTTTGGTAGGTTTGAGAGTGATTCACTTTCTTGGGAAAAGTGGTCTTCTTTTTCACCAAATAAGTATTTGGAAGAAGTTGAGAAGTGTTCTACTCCTGGGTCAGTTGCTCAAAAGAAGGCATATTTTGAAGCTCATTACAAGAAAATTGCTGCTCGAAAGTCTGAGCAATTAGAGCTGGAAAAGTTAATGGAATCCGTCCCTCCAAGTTCACGTGAACCAAGCAGCAAGGATCCTGTCAAACACACAGCTGTAGCTAATGGTGAATCTGGTTTATCTGGTGGCGGGACCTCAGCTGCAGATGTTGAGCCAGATGTTGCTGGGACGGATAGATCAAATAGCACAACTGTTGAGGTGGAAAAGGAGCATGTTTCTGTAGGTGTAGATTGTCAAGGCTTAGTAGTTGAGGAAGCTATGGAAGAGTTGAATGGAACTACTGAGAACCCTGAAACAATTGATGTAGAAACAGGCAATGAAGAACTGATAGGTAATCAAGCTAAACCTGAAGTCACTGGAGGAGAAGCAGTATTGGCTGAAGCAGATATTTCTCAGAACGGCTCACTGGAAGTCGTGGAAGAACCTTTTTCGAAGGTGGATCATAAGGTCAAGAAAGCCCCACTAAACAAAAGCAAGGGCCCAAGGTTATATTCAGGAAATGTCTCTCAGAAG ATGACTTCAAGTCGAAAGGAGCAGACCTCGGCTGGGTCAAAAAAGAAAGTAGTGTCACCTGCAACCAGAACTTCACCAGTTACCAAGTTGCCACAACTTTCTACTCCGAAATTGTCAAAATCGACAATGATACCTGCGTCTATATCCACAACAAAGAAAGTCAGTGGGTCATCATTGCCAAGGGCCAAGAATACTCCTGGAGAAAAAAGGAGAACAATGCCGGCATCTCTTCATATGTCTCTCAGTTTGGATCCAAGAAGTTCTGGGCCTTCTCTTACTACAACCAGAAAATCCTTGATTATGGAGAGCATGGGGGATAAGGACATTGTTCGGCGGGCATTTAAGACATTTCAAAATAGTTACAATGAATTAAAATCTCCAAATGATGGGTTACCTAGTTGGTCCAAGCAG GTGTCATATAAGGGTCCTGTGAAGGAAATTTCTACTATGACTCCTCAAAAGGAGAATGAAGG ACTGAGGAAGTCTGCAGAGAAGACTATTCAAAGAGGTCGGCCAGGGATCACCTCAAATCTTGTGTCATCCTG GTCTACTAGAGGTTCAGGAGTAGACAAAAATGGTGTGACAACCGTCTCATCTTCAACCAGTGTGAGACATGATGCCAGAGCTGAAAAATGGAAAGAG AAACCTGGGGAAAAGTCATTTGTCAGAGAGGCTGAAAGACCACATTCTAGCTCTAAAACAAAG GAGGAGGCCCGAGTGAAAAATACTGGACAAGGACTGAGATCCAAGGCCAGTCTTGCGCCAGTTTCTTACAGGGGGCAAGGAAGTGCCAGGACTCCCTCAGTAAAG GAGGAGAGTAAGATTGTTCATCGACCTACATCGAAGAGGTGA
- the LOC113716955 gene encoding formin-like protein 4, protein MAATLCPPKILYSFLLIILSSIPQSSSQSASPQNLETFFPFPLTPPQNQPVLPPPSPTSPVSPPPLLPQPLPASSPSTSKKTVGAAVGITAASTLVLSGLLFFLFLRYSRRKKDETTSNPYAASPVMPQNGFTRFNGNLKGVIVDEDGLDVIYWRDLEGEDGNKGFGKQVPKNLKAEEKVEEKNVIAKDDHKKYVPPGTEVPLLRGKSSTSQSPLWNDTSQDSASRPYGGVSLMAVGKQDSSIQLGPRTKPIPSAPEPAPPPPPPPPPPPAVEAAALPLAAGAVLKGKGPLQPPPPPIPPRKGPTPPPPPLPKASSLGSVSKPPPISKGFATDSKMKQPSTGEGDGQVKLKPLHWDKVNRNVDHSMVWDNIEGGSFKVDGDLMEALFGYVATNRKSPRSNESTPKGDKQGPSPQVFILDTRKSQNTAIVLRSLAISRKEIIDALVQGEDLNLETLEKLTRIAPTKEEESEILAFDGDPTRLADAESFLYHLLKSVPSAFTRFNAMLFKSNFKSETPHLKESFQTLDLGCKELRARGLLLKLLEAILKAGNRMNAGTSRGNAQAFNLTALRKLSDVKSTDGKTTLLHFVVEEVVRAEGKRCVLNRMNRNSSQSSSTDSSGRENSQSREEREKEYLMLGLPIVGGLSAEFSNVKKAATIDYDGLVKASAALAAQIAEIRKHVQECDRNGGGFAKEMKTFLHAAEEELRNIREEQSRVMEHVKRTTEYFQAGASKDKGWQPLQIFVIVTDFLGMVDKACVDITKSLQKGKPASATSAGSSSPESPKTRPSVKFPKLPANFLSSKEQF, encoded by the exons ATGGCCGCAACTCTTTGTCCACCAAAAATTCTTTATTCATTCTTGCTCATCATCCTTTCTTCCATCCCTCAATCTTCATCCCAATCTGCTTCTCCTCAGAACTTAGAGACTTTCTTTCCATTTCCTCTTACACCGCCACAAAATCAGCCGGTTTTGCCACCGCCCAGTCCGACCAGCCCGGTATCACCGCCGCCGCTGCTTCCACAGCCTCTACCAGCAAGCTCACCATCAACATCCAAGAAGACAGTTGGAGCTGCAGTAGGCATAACGGCAGCAAGCACTTTGGTTTTATCAGGGCTGCTCTTCTTTTTATTCCTTCGATACTCGAGGCGTAAGAAGGATGAAACTACTTCTAATCCATATGCAGCCAGCCCTGTTATGCCACAAAATGGATTCACGAGGTTTAATGGAAATCTTAAGGGTGTGATAGTCGACGAAGATGGCTTGGATGTGATTTACTGGAGAGACTTGGAAGGGGAAGATGGCAACAAGGGATTTGGAAAGCAGGTTCCCAAGAATTtaaaggcagaagaaaaggtgGAAGAAAAGAATGTAATCGCTAAAGATGATCACAAGAAATATGTTCCGCCTGGCACAGAGGTCCCTTTGCTTAGAGGAAAGTCTTCAACCTCCCAGAGTCCTCTTTGGAATGATACAAGTCAAGATAGTGCTTCAAGACCCTATGGCGGGGTTTCACTCATGGCAGTTGGTAAACAAGACTCATCAATTCAACTCGGACCACGTACAAAGCCAATACCATCAGCACCAGAACcagctcctcctcctcctccaccaccaccaccaccacctgcaGTAGAAGCAGCAGCACTGCCACTGGCCGCAGGGGCTGTTCTAAAGGGAAAAGGTCCTTTACAGCCTCCCCCTCCGCCAATCCCTCCTCGGAAGGGTCCTACTCCTCCACCCCCACCACTACCTAAGGCGAGCAGCTTGGGTTCTGTATCAAAACCCCCTCCAATTTCGAAAGGATTCGCAACCGATAGTAAAATGAAGCAGCCCTCAACAGGAGAAGGCGATGGACAAGTGAAACTGAAGCCGTTACATTGGGATAAGGTGAATCGAAATGTTGATCATTCCATGGTGTGGGACAACATTGAGGGTGGCTCCTTCAA GGTTGATGGTGATCTCATGGAAGCCCTTTTTGGATATGTTGCAACCAACAGAAAGTCTCCTCGAAGTAATGAATCAACCCCAAAGGGAGATAAGCAAGGTCCATCCCCTCAGGTTTTCATCCTTGACACAAGGAAGTCCCAAAATACAGCAATTGTGCTCAGGTCTCTTGCCATTTCGCGCAAAGAGATTATTGATGCTCTCGTGCAGGGAGAAGATTTAAATCTGGAAACTCTAGAGAAGCTCACAAGAATTGCTCCAACAAAAGAAGAGGAATCAGAAATTCTTGCATTTGATGGAGATCCTACAAGACTAGCTGATGCTGAATCTTTCCTATACCACCTCCTTAAATCTGTTCCATCAGCTTTTACTCGATTCAATGCAATGCTTTTCAAATCAAACTTTAAGTCGGAGACTCCTCACCTCAAGGAGTCTTTTCAAACACTTGATTTGGGGTGCAAGGAGCTACGTGCTAGAGGACTTCTATTGAAACTTTTGGAAGCTATCCTTAAGGCCGGTAATCGAATGAATGCAGGGACTTCGAGGGGGAATGCTCAAGCCTTTAATCTCACAGCTCTGAGGAAGCTTTCTGATGTGAAAAGCACTGACGGGAAAACTACATTGCTCCACTTTGTGGTGGAAGAAGTAGTGAGGGCAGAGGGAAAACGTTGTGTTCTTAACCGTATGAACCGAAACAGTAGCCAAAGCAGCAGCACTGACAGCTCAGGTCGCGAAAATTCTCAatcaagagaagagagagagaaggaataTTTAATGCTCGGTTTGCCAATTGTAGGTGGTCTCAGTGCTGAGTTCTCCAATGTGAAGAAAGCAGCGACAATCGACTATGATGGCCTTGTTAAAGCCTCTGCAGCATTAGCAGCTCAAATAGCTGAAATTAGGAAACATGTGCAAGAATGTGACAGAAATGGAGGAGGATTTGCAAAAGAGATGAAAACTTTCCTACATGCAGCCGAAGAAGAACTCAGAAACATAAGAGAAGAGCAGAGCAGAGTGATGGAACACGTGAAGAGAACAACGGAATACTTTCAAGCAGGGGCATCGAAGGATAAGGGGTGGCAGCCACTTCAAATTTTTGTTATAGTTACAGATTTTCTTGGAATGGTGGATAAAGCTTGTGTTGATATTACTAAAAGCCTGCAGAAGGGAAAACCTGCATCAGCTACTAGTGCTGGATCATCGTCCCCTGAATCTCCAAAGACTAGGCCATCTGTtaagtttccaaaattgccTGCTAATTTTTTGTCATCTAAAGAGCAGTTCTAG